Proteins encoded by one window of Pempheris klunzingeri isolate RE-2024b chromosome 14, fPemKlu1.hap1, whole genome shotgun sequence:
- the castor2 gene encoding cytosolic arginine sensor for mTORC1 subunit 2: MELHILEHSLKVASIEKEGIQICTHGLIKLAFLASKTRCKFFSLTETPEDYTIIVDEEGFKELPQSEHISVADATWLALNVVSGGGNASNSQPIGVTKIAKSVIAPLADHNISVFMLSTYQTDFILVRERDLPMVMHTLSSEFTLLRVVNGETVAAHNLGVTNGFVKPKLVPRPIIHPLSSPSNMFCVTSLDPDTLPSVATLLMDVMFYSGGQKEPGASSEDSSHIRFFSFSLIEGYISLVMDEQTTQRFPNNVLFTSASGELWKMVRIGGQPLGFDECGIVAQISEPLATADIPAYYISTFKFDHALVPEENIQSVIGALRTKSTSQ, translated from the exons ATGGAGCTTCATATTTTAGAGCACAGCCTGAAAGTGGCGAGTATAGAGAAAGAGGGGATCCAGATTTGCACTCACGGATTAATAAAACTCGCTTTCTTGGCCTCCAAAACAAG ATGCAAGTTTTTCAGCTTGACAGAGACTCCAGAGGACTACACCATAATAGTCGATGAGGAAGGCTTCAAAG AGCTGCCTCAGTCAGAACACATCAGTGTTGCCGATGCCACATGGTTGGCCCTCAACGTGGTGTCGGGGGGCGGCAACGCCTCCAATTCGCAGCCCATCGGAGTCACCAAAATCGCTAAATCAGTCATCGCACCACTGGCCGACCACAACAtctctgttttcatgctgtCGACGTATCAGACGGACTTCATTCTG GTTCGAGAGCGAGACCTGCCAATGGTCATGCACACGCTGTCTTCCGAATTCACTCTGCTGCGGGTGGTCAACGGAGAAACTGTTGCTGCTCACAATCTGGGAGTCACCAACGGCTTTGTGAAGCCAAAACtcg TGCCCCGTCCCATCATCCACCCCTTATCTAGTCCCAGCAACATGTTCTGTGTGACCAGCCTGGACCCAGACACGCTGCCCTCTGTAGCCACCCTGCTCATGGACGTCATGTTTTACTCTGGAGG GCAAAAAGAGCCTGGAGCGAGCAGCGAGGACTCCAGCCACATCcgcttcttctccttctccctgaTCGAGGGCTACATCTCGCTGGTCATGGACGAGCAGACGACTCAAAG GTTTCCAAACAACGTCCTCTTCACCAGTGCTTCTGGTGAGCTTTGGAAAATGGTTCGCATTGGGGGGCAACCTTTAGGATTTG ATGAGTGCGGCATCGTGGCTCAAATATCAGAACCCCTGGCAACGGCTGACATTCCAGCTTATTACATTAGTACCTTCAAGTTTGACCATGCCCTG GTTCCTGAGGAAAACATCCAGAGTGTGATCGGAGCTCTGCGGACCAAGAGCACGTCACAGTGA
- the rcc1l gene encoding RCC1-like G exchanging factor-like protein, with amino-acid sequence MAFPCVRLCTRHVSTRLQICGYATLSKASRPQEKSGTGPVFQYVGQHKKPSHKVFVWGFSFTGALGIPSFVVPDSGRKKPRRYQLTPHRLETAEQISSAACGYGFTLIASLNKDVTKLWGMGLNKDSQLGFQRTQHSRHQSYDYVLEPSPVALPLAEPLRTRVVQVACGRAHSLVLTDQEGVFSMGNNAYGQCGRRIVEDEVYSGSHIIHKIEGFSSRVVQVACGQDHSLFLTETGKVFACGWGADGQTGLGHHNVSSSPVEVGGDLAGVEVQQISTYGDCSLAVSRDGQLYGWGNSEYLQLAAVTEATQINSPRHLPLKGCGKVVQAACGGTQVAVLNEKGEVFVWGYGILGKGPKLSESSTPEVIPSTLFGRSEFNPSVAVTRIRCGLSHFAAVTDGGELFVWGKNVRGCLGIGKRDDQYFPWRVTVPGQVLDVACGVDHMVALVKSLL; translated from the exons ATGGCTTTTCCATGTGTGCGACTGTGCACTCGTCACGTGAGCACAAGGCTTCAAATCTGTGGTTATGCTACACTCAGTAAAGCATCCAGACCTCAGGAGAAGAGCGGCACTGGTCCAGTTTTTCAGTATGTCGGCCAACACAAAAAGCCCAGCCATAAAGTGTTCGTGTGGGGCTTCAGCTTCACCGGCGCTCTGGGGATCCCCAGCTTTGTGGTGCCGGACAGCGGCAGGAAGAAGCCTCGCAGGTACCAGCTCACTCCTCACCGGCTGGAGACCGCAGAGCAG ATATCTTCTGCTGCTTGTGGTTACGGCTTCACTCTCATCGCCTCCCTGAACAAAGATGTGACCAAGCTGTGGGGCATGGGCCTGAACAAGGACTCTCAGCTGGGCTTCCAACGCACGCAGCACAGCCGGC ATCAGAGCTACGACTACGTGCTGGAGCCCTCCCCGGTGGCTCTGCCTCTGGCCGAGCCTCTGCGGACCAGAGTGGTGCAGGTTGCATGTGGCCGCGCTCACTCTCTAGTCCTCACCGACCAGGAGGGAG TTTTCAGTATGGGCAACAACGCGTACGGCCAGTGTGGAAGGCGGATAGTTGAAGATGAAGTCTACAG TGGCAGTCACATCATTCACAAGATAGAGGGCTTCAGCAGCAGGGTCGTCCAG GTGGCATGTGGGCAGGACCACAGCCTTTTCCTCACGGAGACAGGAAAAGTGTTCGCATGTGGATGGGGGGCAGACGGACAAACGG GTCTGGGGCACCACAACGTCAGCTCCAGTCCggtggaggtgggaggggaTCTGGCCGGGGTGGAGGTGCAGCAGATCAGCACGTACGGAGACTGCAGCCTGGCCGTGTCCAGAGACGGACAGCTGTATGGATGGGGCAACTCCGAGTACCTGCAGCTGGCCGCGGTCACCGAGGCCACACAG ATCAACTCCCCCCGACATCTTCCTCTGAAAGGCTGCGGGAAGGTGGTGCAGGCGGCGTGTGGGGGCACACAGGTGGCTGTTCTCAACG AAAAAGGAGAGGTGTTTGTTTGGGGCTACGGTATTCTCGGAAAAGGCCCCAAACTATCTGAATCCTCGACGCCGGAGGTGATTCCCTCCACGCTGTTTGGACGCTCGGAGTTCAACCCGTCTGTCGCTGTAACCCGGATCAGGTGCGGCCTCAGCCACTTCGCTGCAGTGACGg ATGGAGGCGAGCTCTTCGTTTGGGGGAAGAATGTGAGGGGTTGTTTGGGCATCGGGAAGAGAGACGACCAGTACTTCCCATGGCGA GTGACTGTGCCGGGCCAAGTGCTGGATGTAGCGTGCGGTGTGGACCACATGGTGGCGCTGGTGAAGTCCCTCCTGTGA